Proteins encoded in a region of the Babesia bovis T2Bo chromosome 4 map unlocalized Chr4_2, whole genome shotgun sequence genome:
- a CDS encoding Nucleosome assembly protein (NAP) family protein, with translation MKRSLEEGTPDGAVPEVYGDAVDTQALSLYMHDFDAVQKVLLEIDEECAVKQIELQREYDRKKQPHFKKRQEIIDKIPGFWAKAISHHPALSYLTTADAPILELLQKIDLEDNIDNNGSYKVTLTFTEEAREYMEPLVLTKHIVFTNDKDDVVECTKIEWKEGKSPIEVAQKARSDERCIDWSLFEWFTTEEWVNRPDFGEILRRELWHAPLAYYLDTVSVDFADDDYGILDDDEE, from the exons ATGAAGCGTTCTTTGGAAGAAGGTACGCCAGATGGCGCTGTACCAGAGGT ATATGGCGACGCAGTAGACACACAGGCACTATCGTTGTATATGCACGATTTCGACGCAG TCCAGAAGGTTCTATTAGAAATTGATGAAGAATGTGCTGTTAAACAGATTGAACTGCAGCGTGAGTATGATCGCAAGAAACAACCACATTTCAAAAAAAGACAG GAAATAATTGATAAGATTCCAGGATTCTGGGCAAAGGCTATTTCTCACCACCCAGCATTGAGTTACCTCACCACCGCTGACGCACCTATATTGGAATTGCTACAAAAGATAGATCTTGAAGATAATATCGATAATAATGGATCGTACAAAGTGACGCTCACATTTACCGAAGAAGCTCGCGAGTACATGGAGCCCCTAGTGCTAACCAAACACATAGTGTTCACTAACGACAAGGATGACGTAGTGGAATGCACGAAGATTGAGTGGAAAGAGGGTAAAAGCCCAATCGAAGTTGCACAAAAAGCAAGATCTGATGAAAGGTGCATCGACTGGTCATTATTTGAATG GTTCACGACGGAAGAATGGGTCAATCGACCAGATTTCGGTGAGATTTTGAGGAGAGAGTTGTGGCATGCTCCATTGGCCTACTACCTAGATACCGTCTCCGTCGATTTCGCAGACGATGACTACGGTATTTTGGACGACGATGAAGAATGA
- a CDS encoding haloacid dehalogenase-like hydrolase family protein (encoded by transcript variant A - alternatively spliced), whose translation MVTLSQFYSYIFIMSVAASKICLSTDIFGPVKSDFYRPKYFAVDIDGTFLTHNDDAQEKNRQAFSRVVAAEYNIFFCTGRPLSCSIGVLGDNYIKSTGYSGYPGIYHNGAVVYGHAGEVLRMVKFSRDFMTAFCQYIENNGLQRYVLFADMYNFYMLDNDCSQLRHAMDEINYRGDPLVVSVDDILTKNITLITVRGAEIITKQTHFVRDVDYVMKAGSIGCFDITAGRCTKAEGLKVLLEKYGLGPKDCGFIGNGTNDIEAMDLCELSFAVRNSEPTVADHAKYHLNETNDEAAFAKAIDIVYGL comes from the exons ATGGTCACTCTTTCGCAGTTTTACTCATACATATTCATCATGTCTGTGGCGGCAAGCAAAATCTGTCTGTCTACAGATATATTTGGTCCTGTGAAAAGTGATTTCTATCGACCAAAATATTTTGCTGTTGACATTGATGGAACTTTTCTCACACATAATGATGATGCTCAAGAGAAGAATCGTCAAGCCTTCTCTCGTGTTGTAGCTGCAGAGTACAATATTTTCTTCTGTACAG GGCGTCCGTTGTCTTGCTCAATCGGAGTTTTGGGTGACAATTACATAAAAAGCACGGGATACAGTGGTTATCCtggaatatatcacaatGGAGCCGTTGTTTATGGCCATGCTGGTGAGGTACTACGCATGGTAAAGTTCAGTAGGGACTTTATGACTGCATTTTGCCAATACATAGAGAACAATGGGTTGCAGCGTTATGTTCTTTTTGCGGACATGTACAACTTCTACATGTTAGACAATGACTGTAGTCAGCTGCGCCATGCAATGGACGAAATAAACTACCGCGGTGATCCGTTGGTTGTTTCTGTCGACGATATTTTGACCAAGAACATTACCTTGATTACGGTCCGCGGCGCTGAAATCATTACAAAGCAAACACACTTCGTTCGGGACGTCGATTACGTAATGAAAGCAGGTTCCATTGGCTGCTTTGACATAACGGCCGGTAGGTGTACCAAGGCCGAAGGTCTTAAAGTGTTGCTTGAAAAATATGGGCTCGGTCCTAAGGACTGCGGATTTATCGGTAACGGTACAAATGATATCGAAGCTATGGATCTTTGCGAGTTATCATTTGCTGTGCGCAACTCAGAACCCACTGTTGCTGACCATGCAAAGTACCATCTAAACGAGACCAATGACGAAGCAGCATTTGCAAAGGCCATTGATATTGTCTATGGTTTGTAA
- a CDS encoding putative integral membrane protein, translating into MKLNSAKALLLLVIVQLAPTDGRTCDYNDQTPGILNEETETPKSVHNKGLQLYRITNMPNEFGVSKIWDRLRSKYDIRHISSLLGTYTVQAVAVNVIFVAIALLSQRLQEAFDIDTSSILLGHVSGFITVTAGGVIAYKLSESVMGTFLPHTLGKDEAQSLLQRTNKSISIPLAVIAAIGTALKWCNKLKSANFTPLMILPTPQSEVKLSVMGRSYGRVDVKLPILRPFSKESVIISLYCLSTFFLLGGRLHSFTPSNIAHPGAFAVSNSLLLADGYNYANVAQKRLINQIGKTYGCHTCGRSSTTGKYIADHQPPSGVIKRKLKKPHIKFLLDYHLIPITWVKSKQYFYSHCPNCSAEQGRAIQANREKVVTHYGVFRPYYLCASGYLLARAVLDTRWQRSRARRC; encoded by the exons ATGAAGCTAAATTCAGCAAAAGCGCTGCTTCTGCTTGTTATAGTACAACTTGCACCAACAGATGGGCGCACTTGCGATTACAATGATCAGACGCCCGGGATTTTAAATGAAGAAACTGAAACACCCAAATCTGTACATAATAAAGGATTACAATTGTATAGAATAACTAATATGCCAAATGAATTTGGCGTATCAAAGATTTGGGATCGCTTACGTTCAAAATACGATATAAGACACATCTCTTCGCTACTTG GTACATACACAGTACAAGCAGTTGCTGTGAATGTAATTTTTGTCGCTATAGCGCTATTATCCCAGCGTTTACAGGAAGCATTCGATATTGATACATCATCGATCTTATTGGGTCACGTTTCAGGTTTCATTACTGTAACGGCTGGTGGAGTCATAGCATATAAGCTGTCTGAAAGTGTTATGGGCACGTTTTTGCCGCATACCCTTGGGAAAGATGAAGCACAATCTCTGTTACAAAGAACCAATAAATCTATATCAATACCGCTTGCCGTTATCGCAGCTATTGGCACTGCCTTGAAATGGTGTAATAAGCTAAAGTCAGCAAATTTTACACCTCTAATGATACTACCAACACCACAGTCTGAAGTGAAGCTGTCTGTTATGGGAAGAAGCTATGGTAGGGTTGACGTAAAATTGCCCATATTGAGACCCTTCTCTAAAGAATCAGTCATTATATCGCTATATTGTCTGTCGACATTCTTCTTATTGGGAGGAAG GCTGCATTCTTTCACACCTAGTAATATAGCACATCCAGGGGCGTTCGCTGTATCAAACAGCTTGCTACTGGCAGATGGCTATAACTACGCTAACGTTGCCCAAAAGAGATTGATAAACCAAATAGGCAAAACATATGGATGCCATACATGCGGTCGATCATCTACCACCGGTAAGTATATCGCCGATCATCAACCGCCCTCTGGAGTCATTAAAAGGAAATTAAAAAAACCGCACATCAAGTTCCTACTTGATTACCATCTCATACCGATTACTTGGGTTAAAAGTAAACAGTACTTCTACTCCCACTGCCCTAACTGTTCAGCAGAGCAGGGAAGAGCTATACAAGCAAACAG AGAGAAAGTAGTCACACACTACGGGGTTTTCCGACCATATTACCTATGTGCAAGTGGATATTTATTAGCAAG AGCGGTTTTAGACACCAGGTGGCAACGGTCGCGCGCGCGCAGGTGTTGA
- a CDS encoding haloacid dehalogenase-like hydrolase family protein (encoded by transcript variant B - alternatively spliced), producing MSVAASKICLSTDIFGPVKSDFYRPKYFAVDIDGTFLTHNDDAQEKNRQAFSRVVAAEYNIFFCTGRPLSCSIGVLGDNYIKSTGYSGYPGIYHNGAVVYGHAGEVLRMVKFSRDFMTAFCQYIENNGLQRYVLFADMYNFYMLDNDCSQLRHAMDEINYRGDPLVVSVDDILTKNITLITVRGAEIITKQTHFVRDVDYVMKAGSIGCFDITAGRCTKAEGLKVLLEKYGLGPKDCGFIGNGTNDIEAMDLCELSFAVRNSEPTVADHAKYHLNETNDEAAFAKAIDIVYGL from the exons ATGTCTGTGGCGGCAAGCAAAATCTGTCTGTCTACAGATATATTTGGTCCTGTGAAAAGTGATTTCTATCGACCAAAATATTTTGCTGTTGACATTGATGGAACTTTTCTCACACATAATGATGATGCTCAAGAGAAGAATCGTCAAGCCTTCTCTCGTGTTGTAGCTGCAGAGTACAATATTTTCTTCTGTACAG GGCGTCCGTTGTCTTGCTCAATCGGAGTTTTGGGTGACAATTACATAAAAAGCACGGGATACAGTGGTTATCCtggaatatatcacaatGGAGCCGTTGTTTATGGCCATGCTGGTGAGGTACTACGCATGGTAAAGTTCAGTAGGGACTTTATGACTGCATTTTGCCAATACATAGAGAACAATGGGTTGCAGCGTTATGTTCTTTTTGCGGACATGTACAACTTCTACATGTTAGACAATGACTGTAGTCAGCTGCGCCATGCAATGGACGAAATAAACTACCGCGGTGATCCGTTGGTTGTTTCTGTCGACGATATTTTGACCAAGAACATTACCTTGATTACGGTCCGCGGCGCTGAAATCATTACAAAGCAAACACACTTCGTTCGGGACGTCGATTACGTAATGAAAGCAGGTTCCATTGGCTGCTTTGACATAACGGCCGGTAGGTGTACCAAGGCCGAAGGTCTTAAAGTGTTGCTTGAAAAATATGGGCTCGGTCCTAAGGACTGCGGATTTATCGGTAACGGTACAAATGATATCGAAGCTATGGATCTTTGCGAGTTATCATTTGCTGTGCGCAACTCAGAACCCACTGTTGCTGACCATGCAAAGTACCATCTAAACGAGACCAATGACGAAGCAGCATTTGCAAAGGCCATTGATATTGTCTATGGTTTGTAA